From Paraburkholderia fungorum, the proteins below share one genomic window:
- a CDS encoding acetyl/propionyl/methylcrotonyl-CoA carboxylase subunit alpha, producing MFNKILIANRGEIACRVAATCKRLGIASVAVYSDADAKAKHVAACDEAVHIGGSSAAESYLRIERIIEAARATGAQAVHPGYGFLSENEDFAHACEAAGIVFIGPPVAAIAAMGSKAAAKALMHAAAVPLVPGYHGDDQDPQLLHREADAIGYPVLLKASAGGGGKGMRVVERSEDFAAALMSCKREAASSFGNDRVLIEKYLTRPRHVEVQVFADRHGGAVYLFDRDCSVQRRHQKVLEEAPAPGLSAEIKREMGEAAVAAARAVDYVGAGTVEFIMTGSGDFYFMEMNTRLQVEHPVTEMVTGQDLVEWQLRVAADEPLPLTQQQLKLDGHAIEARIYAEHPARGFLPSTGTLKHLRMPEGVEFSIDAAGLGESGRKAPVRIDSGVREGDAITPFYDPMIAKLIVHGATREEALARMSRALHACEVVGLHTNVEFLQRIVTSEPFASGDLDTGLIERHHDALFAPAKKPFREALALACAALLTREGGSTHGASPWDALSHWRLNGGYTQTLGWRNLDDDNVFTVTFARNGGSQTLEHDGLSEGFTWSNGTGKHEFCATIGDARATGRVFVDGDTFHVFCLGQALAFEWQNLLAHAADVEGGEGRLTAPMPGKVIAVLVEPGAVVEKGTPLIVMEAMKMEHTIGAPTAGTVSEVLYAVGDQVSDGAQLLVLDVQH from the coding sequence ATGTTCAACAAGATCCTGATTGCGAACCGGGGCGAGATTGCGTGCCGCGTCGCCGCGACCTGCAAGCGGCTCGGCATTGCCAGCGTGGCCGTCTATTCCGACGCCGACGCCAAGGCGAAACACGTCGCCGCGTGCGATGAAGCGGTGCATATCGGCGGCTCGTCGGCGGCGGAAAGTTATCTGCGCATCGAACGGATCATCGAAGCCGCGCGCGCTACCGGCGCGCAGGCGGTGCATCCGGGTTACGGCTTCCTGTCCGAAAACGAAGACTTTGCGCACGCGTGCGAGGCGGCCGGTATCGTCTTCATCGGACCGCCGGTGGCGGCTATCGCTGCGATGGGTTCGAAGGCTGCGGCCAAGGCGCTGATGCATGCAGCCGCAGTGCCGCTCGTGCCCGGCTATCACGGCGACGATCAGGATCCGCAACTGCTGCATCGCGAGGCCGACGCAATCGGCTATCCGGTGCTGCTCAAAGCGAGTGCCGGCGGCGGCGGCAAGGGTATGCGCGTGGTCGAACGCAGCGAGGACTTCGCCGCCGCGCTGATGTCCTGCAAGCGTGAGGCTGCGAGCAGCTTTGGCAACGATCGCGTGCTGATCGAAAAGTATCTGACACGGCCGCGTCACGTGGAAGTGCAGGTTTTCGCGGATCGTCACGGCGGCGCGGTGTATCTGTTCGATCGCGATTGCTCGGTGCAGCGGCGTCATCAGAAGGTGCTGGAAGAAGCGCCTGCGCCGGGACTTTCTGCTGAAATCAAACGTGAAATGGGCGAGGCGGCGGTCGCTGCCGCGCGCGCGGTGGATTACGTCGGCGCGGGCACGGTCGAGTTCATCATGACCGGCAGCGGCGATTTCTATTTCATGGAAATGAACACGCGCCTACAGGTCGAGCATCCGGTGACGGAGATGGTGACCGGCCAGGATCTCGTCGAATGGCAATTGCGGGTTGCCGCGGACGAACCGTTGCCGCTCACGCAGCAGCAGTTGAAACTCGACGGACACGCGATCGAAGCCCGCATTTACGCCGAACATCCGGCGCGCGGTTTTCTGCCGTCGACGGGCACACTCAAGCATTTGCGCATGCCTGAAGGCGTGGAATTTTCAATCGATGCCGCCGGTCTGGGCGAATCGGGCCGCAAGGCGCCCGTGCGGATCGACAGCGGTGTGCGCGAAGGCGACGCGATCACGCCGTTCTACGATCCGATGATCGCCAAGCTGATCGTTCACGGCGCGACGCGCGAAGAGGCGCTGGCGCGCATGAGTCGCGCGCTGCACGCGTGCGAGGTGGTCGGACTGCATACCAACGTCGAATTCCTGCAGCGTATCGTGACGAGCGAGCCGTTCGCGAGCGGCGATCTCGACACGGGCTTGATCGAACGTCATCACGACGCGCTGTTCGCGCCGGCAAAAAAGCCCTTCAGGGAGGCGCTCGCGCTGGCCTGCGCCGCGTTGCTCACGCGCGAGGGCGGCAGCACACACGGTGCTTCGCCTTGGGATGCGCTATCGCACTGGCGTCTGAATGGCGGCTACACGCAGACACTGGGCTGGCGCAACCTCGACGATGACAACGTGTTTACCGTCACATTCGCGCGCAACGGCGGCTCGCAGACACTTGAACACGACGGCCTGAGCGAAGGCTTCACCTGGTCGAACGGCACGGGCAAACACGAGTTCTGCGCGACGATAGGCGACGCGCGGGCAACCGGCCGCGTGTTCGTCGATGGCGATACGTTCCACGTGTTCTGTCTCGGGCAGGCGCTCGCGTTCGAGTGGCAGAACCTGCTCGCTCATGCGGCCGACGTGGAAGGCGGTGAGGGCCGTTTAACCGCGCCGATGCCAGGTAAGGTGATCGCAGTGCTGGTCGAACCGGGCGCCGTCGTGGAGAAAGGCACGCCGCTGATCGTGATGGAAGCGATGAAAATGGAGCACACGATCGGCGCGCCGACGGCGGGTACGGTGTCGGAGGTGCTGTACGCCGTTGGCGATCAGGTCAGCGACGGTGCGCAGCTTCTGGTGCTCGACGTGCAGCACTGA
- a CDS encoding carboxyl transferase domain-containing protein — translation MPIIESKLNPRSDDFRANAAALETLVADLRAKVEQLSLGGGQAARDKHTGRGKLLPRDRIAQLLDPGTPFLEFSQLAAYDMYNNDAPGAGVITGIGRIAGQECVIVCNDATVKGGTYYPVTVKKHVRAQEIAAENRLPCVYLVDSGGANLPNQDDVFPDRDHFGRIFYNQANLSAAGIPQIAVVMGSCTAGGAYVPAMSDESIIVKNQGTIFLGGPPLVKAATGEVVSAEDLGGGDVHTRLSGVVDHLAQNDAHALGIARSIVGNLNRAKQVPVVLQEPKPPRYDVQSMYGVIPVDTRKPFDIREVIARIVDDSAFDEFKSRYGTTLVCGFAHIWGHPVGIVANNGILFSESALKGTHFIELCCQRKIPLVFLQNITGFMVGRKYENEGIARNGAKMVTAVATAKVPKFTVIIGGSFGAGNYGMCGRAYSPRFLWMWPNARISVMGGEQAASVLATVKRDGIEGKGGSWSAEEEEAFKQPIREQYEHQGHPYYASARLWDDGVIDPAQTRDVLGLGLSASMNAPIEDTRFGVFRM, via the coding sequence ATGCCGATCATCGAATCAAAGCTGAATCCCCGTTCGGACGACTTTCGCGCTAACGCGGCGGCGCTCGAAACGCTGGTCGCCGATCTGCGGGCGAAGGTCGAGCAACTGTCGCTCGGCGGCGGCCAGGCGGCGCGCGACAAACATACGGGCCGGGGCAAGCTGCTGCCGCGCGACCGGATTGCGCAACTGCTCGATCCGGGCACGCCGTTTCTCGAGTTCTCGCAACTCGCCGCGTACGACATGTACAACAACGATGCGCCCGGCGCGGGCGTCATCACAGGCATTGGCCGGATCGCGGGGCAGGAATGCGTGATCGTATGCAACGACGCAACGGTCAAAGGCGGCACTTACTATCCTGTCACCGTTAAAAAGCACGTGCGCGCACAGGAAATCGCGGCGGAAAATCGCTTGCCGTGCGTGTACCTCGTCGACTCGGGCGGCGCGAATCTGCCGAATCAGGACGACGTGTTCCCCGATCGCGATCACTTCGGCCGCATCTTTTACAACCAGGCGAATCTGTCCGCTGCGGGCATTCCGCAGATCGCCGTCGTGATGGGCTCGTGCACGGCGGGCGGCGCGTATGTGCCGGCCATGAGCGACGAGTCGATCATCGTGAAGAATCAGGGGACGATTTTTCTCGGCGGACCGCCGCTCGTCAAAGCCGCGACCGGCGAAGTGGTGAGCGCGGAAGATCTCGGCGGCGGCGACGTGCATACGCGTTTGTCCGGCGTGGTCGATCATCTCGCGCAGAACGATGCGCATGCGCTGGGAATTGCGCGCAGTATCGTCGGCAATCTGAATCGCGCGAAGCAGGTGCCGGTGGTGTTGCAGGAACCGAAGCCGCCGCGCTACGACGTGCAAAGCATGTACGGCGTGATTCCCGTCGATACGCGCAAGCCCTTCGATATCCGCGAGGTCATCGCGCGTATCGTCGACGACTCCGCGTTCGACGAATTCAAGTCCCGTTATGGCACGACCCTGGTGTGCGGCTTCGCGCATATCTGGGGACACCCGGTCGGCATCGTCGCGAATAACGGCATTCTGTTTTCGGAGTCGGCGCTAAAGGGCACGCACTTTATCGAACTGTGCTGCCAGCGCAAGATACCCCTCGTGTTTCTGCAGAACATCACCGGCTTCATGGTCGGTCGCAAATACGAAAACGAAGGCATTGCACGCAACGGCGCGAAGATGGTGACGGCTGTGGCAACGGCGAAGGTGCCGAAGTTCACGGTGATCATCGGCGGCTCGTTTGGCGCGGGTAATTACGGCATGTGCGGCCGCGCGTATTCGCCGCGCTTCCTGTGGATGTGGCCAAACGCGCGCATCTCGGTGATGGGCGGCGAGCAGGCCGCGTCGGTGCTTGCCACGGTCAAGCGCGACGGCATCGAAGGCAAGGGCGGTTCGTGGAGCGCCGAAGAAGAAGAGGCGTTCAAGCAGCCGATCCGCGAGCAATACGAACACCAGGGGCACCCGTATTACGCGAGCGCGCGTCTGTGGGACGACGGCGTGATCGACCCCGCGCAAACCCGCGACGTGCTCGGTTTAGGCCTTTCTGCAAGCATGAACGCACCGATCGAAGACACACGCTTCGGCGTGTTCAGAATGTGA
- a CDS encoding isovaleryl-CoA dehydrogenase: MPNLPGLQFPLGEEIEMLRDSIAGFAAKEIAPRAAEIDRTDQFPMDLWRKFGDLGVLGMTVSEEYGGANMGYTAHMIAMEEISRASASVGLSYGAHSNLCVNQIHRNGTDAQKQKYLPKLVSGEHVGALAMSEPNAGSDVVSMKLRAEKKGDRYVLNGTKMWITNGPDCDTLVVYAKTDPEANSRGITAFIVEKGMKGFSVAQKLDKLGMRGSHTGELVFENVEVPEENILGQLNGGTKVLMSGLDYERAVLAGGPTGIMVAVMDAVVPYIHDRKQFGQSIGEFQLIQGKVADLYTTLQACRAYLYAVGRQLDTLGKEHVRQVRKDCAGVILYTAEKATWMAGEAIQILGGNGYINEYPVGRLWRDAKLYEIGAGTSEIRRMLIGRELFAETA, translated from the coding sequence ATGCCCAATCTGCCCGGTCTGCAATTCCCGCTCGGCGAAGAAATCGAAATGCTGCGCGACAGCATCGCGGGATTCGCTGCCAAAGAAATCGCGCCGCGTGCGGCGGAAATCGATCGCACCGATCAGTTTCCGATGGACCTGTGGCGTAAATTCGGCGATCTCGGCGTGCTCGGCATGACGGTGTCGGAAGAATACGGCGGCGCGAACATGGGCTACACCGCGCACATGATCGCGATGGAAGAAATCTCGCGCGCGTCGGCGTCGGTCGGTCTGTCGTACGGCGCGCATTCGAATCTGTGCGTGAACCAGATTCACCGCAATGGCACCGATGCACAGAAGCAGAAGTACCTGCCCAAACTCGTGTCGGGCGAACATGTCGGCGCGTTGGCGATGAGCGAGCCGAACGCGGGTTCCGACGTGGTCAGCATGAAGCTGCGCGCGGAGAAAAAGGGCGACCGCTATGTGCTGAACGGCACCAAGATGTGGATCACCAACGGTCCCGATTGCGACACGCTGGTGGTGTACGCGAAGACCGATCCCGAAGCGAATTCGCGCGGCATTACCGCGTTTATCGTCGAGAAGGGCATGAAGGGCTTTTCGGTGGCGCAGAAGCTCGACAAGCTCGGCATGCGCGGCTCGCACACTGGCGAACTGGTGTTCGAGAACGTCGAAGTGCCGGAAGAAAATATCCTCGGCCAGTTGAACGGCGGCACAAAAGTGCTGATGAGCGGACTCGATTATGAACGCGCGGTGCTCGCGGGCGGCCCGACCGGCATCATGGTCGCGGTGATGGACGCGGTCGTGCCGTATATCCACGACCGCAAGCAGTTCGGCCAGTCCATCGGCGAATTCCAGCTGATTCAAGGCAAGGTGGCCGATCTCTACACCACGTTGCAGGCGTGCCGCGCGTATCTGTACGCGGTGGGCCGTCAACTCGACACGCTCGGCAAGGAGCACGTGCGCCAGGTGCGCAAGGACTGCGCGGGCGTGATTCTCTACACCGCTGAAAAAGCCACGTGGATGGCGGGCGAAGCGATCCAGATTCTCGGCGGAAACGGCTATATCAACGAGTACCCGGTCGGCCGGTTGTGGCGCGATGCGAAGCTCTATGAAATCGGCGCGGGCACGAGCGAAATTCGCCGGATGCTGATTGGACGCGAACTGTTTGCCGAAACGGCTTGA
- a CDS encoding HU family DNA-binding protein has protein sequence MNKQELIDAVAAATGESKAATGQTIDAIVEAVTKAVVSGDTVQLVGFGSFSTGARAARVGRNPSTGAEIQIAAAKTVKFTAGKAFKEAVNAS, from the coding sequence ATGAACAAACAGGAACTGATTGATGCAGTCGCTGCAGCGACGGGCGAAAGCAAAGCGGCCACCGGCCAGACCATCGACGCAATCGTCGAAGCGGTCACCAAAGCTGTGGTGAGCGGCGATACGGTGCAACTCGTCGGTTTCGGTTCTTTCTCGACCGGCGCGCGCGCAGCACGCGTGGGCCGCAACCCGTCGACGGGTGCAGAGATCCAGATCGCGGCAGCCAAGACGGTGAAGTTCACGGCCGGCAAGGCGTTCAAGGAAGCCGTCAACGCGTCGTAA
- a CDS encoding putative bifunctional diguanylate cyclase/phosphodiesterase — MVRLARFREALSIAQGDPDLVRSQLQAFSRQIPLIYFMLVVNTLAVAVTHLQSAPAWLSIYMPAAFCVLCIARGVHWWKLRHRVITDDQAVPELRRLIAFASLFGIAFSCWSLLLFPYGSAFEQSQVAFYMATTMVGCVFCLMHLRAAALLLLSIVILSFSGFLIYTRSPVFIAMTIDMALVGFALAVIIQLYYRTFAGVVHAQRELQLSQQKTQRLSDDNFRLASIDSLTDLPNRRSFFASLRAMSEQALSTGDGFNVGLIDLDGFKQVNDIYGHACGDLVLQEVGLRLLALAEPGLFFARLGGDEFGILVQYKLSNERLVELGQRICDALSYPYRVAGNVAELSGTIGWAAFPEAGVTVAQVFERADAALYVGKEGRRGTPVIFSTEHETRIRRSSLVTQELRHADLESELFLEFQPIYDLHTHRPTGLEALGRWHNERLGAVRPEEFIRIAERTELILRITEILLHKALDEVARWPCELYLSFNLSAIDISTSARARRLIDIVTQSGVPPHRVSFEITETAVTRDFEQAHSALTMIKQAGCRVSLDDFGTGYSSLSYVHRLPFDTIKIDRSFVTDVDTNSASKKIVKSVLDLCRNLGLECVVEGLETATQAEVVRTLGASAVQGYLFSRPMRASAVAGYLQTALAQAYAVEAQP, encoded by the coding sequence ATGGTTCGGCTAGCCAGATTCAGGGAAGCGCTATCGATCGCACAAGGCGATCCCGATCTCGTGCGCTCGCAGCTCCAGGCATTCAGCCGTCAGATCCCGCTCATCTATTTCATGCTGGTGGTCAACACGCTGGCGGTCGCGGTCACGCATCTGCAGAGTGCGCCGGCGTGGCTGTCCATCTATATGCCCGCCGCGTTCTGCGTGCTGTGCATCGCGCGCGGCGTGCATTGGTGGAAGCTGCGCCATCGCGTCATCACCGACGATCAGGCCGTGCCCGAACTGCGTCGGCTGATTGCTTTCGCGAGCCTGTTCGGCATCGCCTTCAGCTGCTGGTCGCTTTTGCTGTTCCCGTACGGCAGCGCCTTCGAACAGTCCCAGGTCGCGTTCTATATGGCGACCACGATGGTGGGCTGCGTGTTCTGCCTGATGCATCTGCGCGCGGCTGCGCTACTGCTGTTATCCATCGTCATCCTGAGCTTTTCGGGCTTCCTGATTTACACGCGCTCGCCGGTGTTCATCGCGATGACGATCGACATGGCGCTGGTTGGCTTCGCGCTCGCGGTGATCATCCAGTTGTATTACCGGACCTTCGCAGGCGTGGTTCACGCACAGCGCGAATTGCAGTTGAGCCAGCAGAAAACCCAGCGTCTGAGCGACGACAACTTCCGGCTCGCGAGCATCGACAGCCTCACTGATCTGCCTAACCGGCGCAGCTTTTTCGCGTCGTTGCGCGCGATGTCGGAGCAGGCGCTCAGCACCGGCGACGGCTTCAACGTCGGGCTGATCGATCTCGACGGCTTCAAACAGGTGAACGATATTTATGGCCACGCCTGCGGCGATCTCGTGCTCCAGGAAGTCGGCTTGCGGCTACTCGCGCTCGCGGAACCGGGTCTGTTCTTCGCTCGTTTGGGGGGCGATGAATTCGGCATCCTCGTGCAATACAAACTGTCGAACGAGAGGTTGGTGGAATTGGGGCAGCGCATTTGCGACGCGCTCAGCTACCCCTACCGGGTGGCGGGCAACGTCGCGGAACTGTCGGGCACGATCGGCTGGGCCGCGTTTCCCGAAGCAGGCGTGACGGTCGCGCAGGTGTTCGAACGCGCGGACGCCGCGCTGTACGTCGGCAAGGAAGGCCGTCGCGGCACGCCGGTGATCTTCTCGACCGAACACGAAACCCGCATCCGCCGGTCGAGCCTCGTCACTCAGGAACTACGTCACGCCGATCTCGAGTCCGAACTGTTCCTGGAGTTCCAGCCGATCTACGATCTGCACACTCATCGTCCGACCGGCCTTGAAGCGCTCGGGCGCTGGCATAACGAGCGGCTCGGCGCGGTCAGGCCGGAGGAGTTCATCCGCATCGCGGAGCGCACCGAACTGATTCTGCGCATCACCGAAATACTGCTGCACAAAGCGCTCGATGAAGTCGCGCGCTGGCCGTGCGAGCTGTATCTGTCGTTCAATCTGTCGGCGATCGATATCTCCACCTCGGCGCGTGCCCGGCGTCTGATCGATATCGTCACGCAGAGCGGCGTGCCGCCGCATCGCGTGTCGTTCGAGATTACGGAGACGGCCGTGACGCGCGATTTCGAACAGGCTCACAGCGCGCTCACGATGATCAAACAGGCAGGCTGCCGCGTCTCGCTCGACGACTTCGGCACCGGTTATTCGAGCCTCAGCTACGTGCACCGCCTGCCCTTCGATACGATCAAGATCGACCGCAGTTTCGTGACCGACGTCGACACCAACAGCGCGTCGAAGAAGATCGTCAAGTCGGTGCTCGACCTGTGCCGCAACCTCGGGCTGGAATGTGTGGTCGAAGGACTCGAAACGGCGACGCAAGCCGAGGTCGTCAGGACGCTCGGCGCGAGCGCGGTGCAAGGCTATCTGTTCAGCCGGCCGATGCGTGCCAGCGCTGTGGCCGGTTATCTGCAGACGGCGCTCGCGCAGGCTTATGCGGTGGAAGCGCAGCCTTGA
- a CDS encoding DUF72 domain-containing protein, producing MSEAKPAKPAKPAKSTNIRIGIGGWTYAPWRGTFYPDDLTQSRELEYASRNLTSIEINGTFYGLQKPTSYEKWYQETPDDFVFSLKAPRYATNRKVLADAGETIERFFASGVLLLKQKLGPVNWQFAPTKKFDHEDFEAFLKLLPASIEGQKLRHAIEVRNDTFKTPEFIALARKYKVAVVLAGDSEYPQIADITAPFVYARIMGTTDKQAKGYSTKALDAWAERAKQLAAGTTPDDLETSAEPSGKAAARDVYLYVISGFKERNPAAAMALIKKL from the coding sequence GTGTCTGAAGCGAAACCCGCCAAGCCAGCGAAACCCGCGAAATCCACCAACATCCGTATCGGCATCGGCGGCTGGACCTACGCCCCGTGGCGCGGCACCTTCTACCCGGACGATCTCACGCAAAGCCGCGAACTCGAATACGCGAGCCGGAACCTCACGTCGATTGAAATCAACGGGACGTTTTATGGTTTGCAAAAGCCCACGAGCTACGAGAAGTGGTATCAGGAAACCCCCGACGATTTCGTCTTCTCGCTGAAAGCACCGCGTTACGCGACCAACAGAAAAGTACTCGCCGACGCAGGTGAAACGATCGAACGGTTCTTCGCGAGCGGCGTATTGCTGCTCAAACAGAAACTCGGCCCGGTCAACTGGCAGTTCGCGCCAACCAAAAAATTCGATCACGAAGACTTCGAGGCTTTCCTGAAACTGCTGCCTGCAAGCATCGAAGGCCAGAAACTGCGGCACGCCATCGAGGTGCGCAACGACACGTTCAAAACGCCGGAATTCATCGCGCTGGCGAGAAAATACAAGGTCGCCGTGGTGCTCGCGGGCGACAGCGAGTACCCGCAAATCGCCGATATCACCGCGCCCTTCGTGTACGCGCGCATCATGGGCACGACCGACAAGCAGGCCAAAGGCTATTCAACCAAAGCACTCGATGCATGGGCCGAACGCGCGAAGCAACTCGCGGCAGGCACGACGCCAGACGATCTGGAAACGTCAGCGGAACCATCGGGCAAAGCGGCGGCACGCGACGTGTACCTGTATGTGATCAGCGGCTTCAAGGAGCGCAACCCCGCTGCGGCGATGGCGTTGATCAAGAAACTCTGA
- a CDS encoding 3-deoxy-7-phosphoheptulonate synthase, whose amino-acid sequence MSAIDNPLHDQEVGSADATQDTTRIDDVRIGAVRPLISPALLQDELPVPPAVQTLVEKTRAEIADILHGRDDRLVLIVGPCSIHDHDQAIEYARKLKAAADTYKNDLLIVMRVYFEKPRTTVGWKGYINDPRLDGSFRINEGLRLARQLLLDINGLGLSTATEFLDLLSPQYIADLIAWGAIGARTTESQSHRQLASGLSCPIGFKNGTDGGVQVAADAIVAARASHAFMGMTKMGMAAIFETRGNDDAHVILRGGKKGPNYDSASVDATCASLKSAGLREQVMIDCSHANSGKSHLRQLDVVQDIAQQLSQRENRIVGVMLESHLEEGRQDLKAGVPLQYGVSITDACVSWAQTEPALATLADATRKRRAA is encoded by the coding sequence TTGAGCGCCATCGACAATCCTTTGCACGATCAGGAAGTCGGCTCGGCCGACGCCACCCAGGACACCACGCGCATCGACGACGTACGGATCGGTGCGGTACGTCCGCTGATTTCCCCCGCGCTGCTACAGGACGAATTGCCGGTGCCGCCCGCCGTGCAGACGCTGGTCGAGAAAACCCGCGCGGAAATCGCCGACATTCTGCATGGCCGCGACGACCGGCTCGTGCTGATCGTCGGCCCGTGCTCGATTCACGATCACGATCAGGCGATCGAATACGCACGCAAACTGAAAGCCGCCGCGGACACCTATAAAAACGATCTGCTGATCGTGATGCGCGTCTACTTCGAAAAGCCTCGCACCACCGTCGGCTGGAAAGGCTATATCAACGACCCGCGCCTGGACGGCAGTTTCCGCATCAACGAAGGTCTGCGGCTCGCGCGGCAACTGCTGCTCGATATCAACGGACTGGGGCTGTCCACCGCCACTGAATTTCTCGACCTGCTCAGTCCGCAATACATCGCGGATCTGATCGCGTGGGGCGCAATCGGCGCGCGCACGACCGAGAGCCAGAGCCATCGGCAACTGGCGTCAGGGCTGAGCTGCCCTATCGGCTTCAAGAACGGCACCGACGGCGGCGTGCAGGTCGCGGCGGATGCGATCGTCGCGGCGCGCGCAAGTCACGCGTTCATGGGCATGACGAAAATGGGCATGGCGGCGATCTTCGAAACGCGCGGCAACGACGACGCTCACGTGATTCTGCGCGGCGGCAAGAAAGGACCGAACTACGACAGCGCGTCGGTGGACGCCACCTGTGCGTCGCTCAAGTCAGCGGGACTGCGCGAGCAGGTGATGATCGACTGTTCGCATGCGAACTCGGGCAAATCGCATTTGCGTCAACTGGATGTCGTGCAGGATATTGCGCAGCAATTGTCGCAGCGTGAGAACCGCATTGTCGGCGTCATGCTGGAAAGTCATCTGGAAGAAGGCCGTCAGGACCTGAAAGCCGGGGTGCCGTTGCAGTACGGCGTATCGATCACGGATGCATGCGTGAGCTGGGCGCAAACCGAACCGGCACTCGCCACACTCGCCGACGCAACCCGCAAACGGCGCGCGGCTTAA
- a CDS encoding enoyl-CoA hydratase/isomerase family protein codes for MQYETLEFGFDAQVATITLNRPDVRNAFNEMMIADLTSAFTSLNSRDDVRAVVLAANGKAFCAGADLNWMKKMAAYSDDENRADAMRLATMLSSVYRCNKPVIARVNGDAYAGGMGLIAACDIVVAVDSAHFCLSEARLGLIPATIAPYVIRALGEQASRRYFTTAEAFDCATALRLGFVSEAVSVDQLDATVKQIAGTLCANGPQAVRACKQLVQDVAGRELNDALIEDTAARIARTRAGAEGREGVASFLEKRAPGWRN; via the coding sequence ATGCAATACGAGACGCTGGAATTCGGATTCGACGCACAGGTCGCCACTATCACGCTGAATCGCCCGGACGTGCGCAACGCGTTCAATGAAATGATGATCGCCGATCTGACCTCGGCGTTCACGTCGCTGAACTCGCGCGACGACGTGCGCGCGGTCGTGCTCGCGGCGAATGGCAAGGCGTTTTGTGCGGGCGCCGATCTGAACTGGATGAAGAAAATGGCTGCCTATTCGGACGATGAAAATCGCGCCGATGCGATGCGGCTGGCGACCATGTTGTCGTCGGTTTATCGCTGCAACAAGCCGGTGATCGCCCGCGTGAACGGCGACGCTTACGCGGGCGGCATGGGCCTGATCGCGGCGTGCGATATCGTGGTCGCTGTCGATAGCGCGCACTTTTGCCTGTCCGAAGCGCGGCTCGGGTTGATCCCCGCAACCATCGCGCCGTACGTGATTCGCGCGTTGGGCGAGCAGGCGTCGCGCCGCTATTTCACCACGGCGGAAGCCTTCGATTGCGCGACGGCGTTGCGTCTCGGCTTTGTCAGCGAAGCGGTATCGGTCGATCAACTGGACGCGACTGTGAAGCAGATCGCCGGGACGCTTTGCGCAAACGGACCGCAAGCAGTGCGAGCCTGCAAGCAACTCGTGCAGGATGTCGCGGGCCGCGAGTTGAACGATGCGCTGATCGAAGACACGGCCGCGCGCATCGCACGTACGCGGGCCGGCGCGGAAGGCCGCGAAGGTGTGGCCTCGTTCCTCGAAAAACGCGCACCAGGCTGGCGCAACTGA
- a CDS encoding TetR/AcrR family transcriptional regulator — protein sequence MTVASNPESPVSRRQPAGRKSQQRVKEILQAGRDVFSEKGYERATTAEIAQRLGISEATVFSYFRGKRELCARVIGDWYDEIIEAIESGLPRDGNVRQQFAFIVRTHLRLMLVNGTDLCALVLSEGRARHHELSEALTELQRRYTAPLMRVLAQGQESGQIRADVPLRLLRSMVFGPMEHVLWDATLTNRQIDIDATADQLIDVLWSALTPPDLAVNALQQFRVEVAEASRRFEENARHVQDASRDQ from the coding sequence ATGACGGTTGCATCGAACCCCGAGTCACCTGTTTCGCGTCGTCAGCCGGCCGGGCGCAAGTCGCAGCAACGCGTGAAGGAAATTCTTCAAGCGGGGCGCGACGTGTTCTCCGAGAAAGGCTACGAGCGCGCGACGACTGCGGAAATCGCGCAGCGGCTGGGCATTTCCGAGGCCACCGTGTTCAGCTATTTTCGCGGCAAGCGTGAGTTGTGCGCGCGGGTGATCGGCGACTGGTACGACGAGATCATCGAAGCGATCGAGTCTGGCCTGCCGCGCGACGGCAACGTGCGTCAGCAGTTCGCGTTCATCGTGCGAACGCATTTGCGGCTGATGCTGGTCAACGGCACCGATCTGTGTGCGTTGGTGTTGTCCGAGGGACGGGCTCGCCATCACGAATTGAGCGAGGCGCTAACCGAATTGCAGCGCCGCTACACGGCTCCTCTGATGCGGGTACTGGCGCAGGGTCAGGAGAGCGGCCAGATCCGCGCGGATGTGCCTCTGCGGCTGTTACGGTCGATGGTGTTCGGTCCGATGGAGCACGTGCTGTGGGACGCCACGCTGACGAACCGCCAGATCGATATCGACGCGACGGCGGATCAGTTGATCGACGTATTGTGGAGCGCGCTCACGCCGCCGGATCTGGCGGTGAATGCGTTGCAGCAGTTCAGGGTGGAAGTGGCGGAGGCGAGCCGGCGGTTTGAAGAGAACGCGCGACATGTGCAGGACGCAAGTCGCGACCAATAG